The Bacillota bacterium LX-D genome includes a region encoding these proteins:
- a CDS encoding CoA protein activase: MKVTYPHMGNLYLAANALLEGLGCEVIMPPFCSKKTLSLGTKYAPESACLPLKINLGNYLEAIEKGADTIVMIGGVGPCRIGFYGQTQSDILNDLGKNIKMVVIEPPDVSFKEVWQKIMELKNASWVKVIKGVHLAWEKIYSADRLEKYMEWLRPRAIKQDEAEKIYNEALILLDKTKNIRQVKNIVKNTLHKLEELADYQAENIIKIGIVGEVYTVIEQYANLQLERQLGKLGVEVERSIYLSEWINDHLLSGILPIKSSKKIDQLASPFLNHFIGGHGKQTISHSVDFARRGFDGIIQVGPLTCMPEIVAESILPAINETYGVPIMTIFVDEQSGEAGLNTRLEAFTDMIKYKKDLNFKGCELCQSI, encoded by the coding sequence TTGAAGGTAACATATCCGCATATGGGCAATCTATATCTGGCAGCTAATGCCTTATTAGAAGGACTAGGCTGTGAGGTTATTATGCCGCCTTTTTGTAGTAAAAAAACTCTTAGCCTAGGAACAAAATATGCCCCTGAGTCAGCTTGTTTGCCTTTAAAAATAAATTTGGGCAATTATTTGGAGGCCATTGAAAAGGGAGCTGATACTATAGTTATGATTGGTGGAGTGGGCCCTTGTCGAATAGGCTTTTATGGTCAAACACAAAGTGATATTTTAAATGATTTAGGGAAAAATATTAAGATGGTCGTAATAGAACCTCCTGACGTTAGTTTTAAGGAAGTTTGGCAAAAGATAATGGAACTTAAAAACGCTAGTTGGGTTAAAGTAATAAAAGGAGTTCATCTGGCCTGGGAAAAAATTTATAGTGCAGATAGGCTTGAAAAATATATGGAATGGTTAAGGCCTAGAGCCATTAAGCAAGATGAAGCAGAAAAAATTTATAATGAGGCTTTGATCCTATTAGATAAAACTAAAAATATCAGGCAAGTAAAAAATATAGTTAAGAATACGTTACATAAGCTAGAAGAACTAGCAGATTATCAAGCAGAAAATATTATTAAAATTGGAATTGTTGGAGAGGTTTATACTGTTATCGAACAATATGCAAATTTACAATTAGAGCGTCAATTAGGAAAACTAGGCGTGGAAGTTGAAAGATCGATTTATCTAAGTGAATGGATAAATGATCATCTTCTGTCCGGAATATTGCCCATTAAGTCTTCAAAAAAGATTGATCAACTGGCAAGCCCTTTTTTAAACCATTTTATAGGTGGCCATGGCAAACAGACAATTAGCCATAGTGTTGATTTTGCTCGTCGAGGTTTTGATGGAATTATCCAGGTTGGCCCTCTTACTTGTATGCCCGAAATTGTGGCAGAATCAATTTTACCTGCCATTAATGAAACTTATGGTGTACCTATTATGACTATTTTTGTTGACGAACAATCGGGAGAAGCAGGTTTAAATACTCGGTTAGAAGCCTTCACAGATATGATTAAATATAAAAAAGATCTAAACTTCAAGGGGTGTGAGTTATGTCAGTCTATTTAG
- a CDS encoding acyl-CoA dehydratase activase, with product MSVYLGIDVGSVSTNIVAMSEDDKILQKIYLRTKGQPIQTLLEGLKLIKEKLHNPEVKGVGTTGSGRQLAAVIIGGDVVKNEITAHAVAAAKMVPGVKTVIEIGGQDSKIIIMKNGIVNDFAMNTVCAAGTGSFLDQQASRLNIRIDDFGSIALKAKNPVRIAGRCTVFAESDMIHKQQMGHSLEDILAGLCEALVRNYLSNLGKGKSLLEPVAFQGGVAANIGIKHAFEKALSLNVIVPPNFDVMGAIGVAYLAKSAVQNGKSKFKGFDISEAQFQASSFECSNCSNACEVVQIAKDKKIIARWGDRCGRWTALDKTDKMIG from the coding sequence ATGTCAGTCTATTTAGGAATAGATGTAGGTTCTGTAAGCACAAATATTGTAGCAATGAGTGAAGACGATAAAATACTGCAAAAAATTTATTTAAGAACCAAGGGACAACCAATTCAAACCTTACTTGAGGGATTAAAACTAATAAAAGAAAAATTGCATAATCCCGAGGTTAAAGGAGTAGGGACTACAGGTAGTGGCCGCCAGTTGGCTGCTGTTATTATTGGAGGAGATGTGGTTAAGAATGAAATTACTGCCCATGCCGTTGCAGCAGCTAAAATGGTACCCGGAGTTAAAACGGTTATAGAGATTGGGGGACAGGACTCAAAAATTATTATTATGAAAAATGGCATAGTTAATGATTTTGCCATGAATACAGTATGTGCGGCAGGGACAGGTTCTTTTTTAGATCAACAAGCTAGTAGACTAAATATCCGTATAGATGATTTTGGTTCTATTGCTTTAAAGGCTAAAAATCCAGTACGAATTGCCGGTAGATGTACAGTTTTTGCTGAATCAGATATGATCCATAAACAACAAATGGGGCATTCCTTAGAGGATATTTTAGCTGGACTTTGTGAAGCTTTAGTTCGAAATTATCTTAGTAACCTAGGTAAAGGCAAATCCCTCTTGGAGCCTGTTGCTTTTCAAGGAGGAGTAGCAGCTAACATTGGTATTAAGCATGCTTTCGAGAAAGCCCTTAGTCTTAATGTTATCGTACCACCTAACTTTGATGTAATGGGAGCAATAGGTGTTGCTTATCTAGCTAAAAGTGCCGTTCAAAATGGGAAATCCAAATTTAAAGGTTTTGATATAAGTGAAGCTCAGTTTCAAGCAAGCAGCTTTGAATGTTCTAATTGTTCAAATGCTTGCGAAGTTGTTCAGATAGCAAAAGATAAGAAAATTATTGCCCGTTGGGGAGACCGTTGTGGCAGGTGGACTGCTTTAGATAAAACCGATAAAATGATTGGCTAA
- the lysA gene encoding diaminopimelate decarboxylase, producing the protein MKFHGTMKINELGHLEIGECDTVELSKRFGTPLIIMDESQIRQTCRKYYHYFTERHQNTEVIYASKAFISPAICKIIESEGLGLDVVSGGELYTALEADFPAEKIYFHGNNKSPQELSMALENKVGRIVIDNFYELDMLNKLAEVFKVKANILLRITPGIEAHTHEYIKTGQIDSKFGFTMPNGQALEAVKTAISLPNIELHGLHCHIGSQIFEMESYRHAAKVMMKFIQKINKELNFVVSELNLGGGFGIYYKDGDNPAQLKNYAETVINTVKDEARIRGLVIPKIIVEPGRSIAGPAGTTIYSIGSIKDIPGVRKYVAVDGGMADNIRPALYEAVYEAIVANKANEQPEEVVSITGKCCESGDMLIWDIKLPKVEAGDILAVACTGAYGYSMASNYNSLGKPAVVLVNEGEADIIIKREAYKDILKNHVIPERLKNNKGISCEYMS; encoded by the coding sequence ATGAAATTTCACGGTACAATGAAAATCAATGAATTAGGTCACTTGGAAATTGGAGAATGTGATACAGTAGAACTTTCCAAAAGATTTGGAACTCCCCTTATTATTATGGACGAATCACAAATAAGACAAACTTGTCGAAAATACTATCATTATTTTACTGAACGTCATCAAAATACGGAAGTAATTTATGCCAGTAAAGCTTTTATTTCTCCGGCCATTTGTAAAATTATAGAGTCTGAAGGACTAGGTCTAGATGTTGTATCTGGTGGAGAACTTTATACAGCTCTTGAAGCTGATTTCCCTGCTGAAAAAATATATTTTCATGGCAATAATAAAAGTCCCCAAGAACTATCCATGGCCCTTGAAAATAAAGTTGGAAGAATTGTTATAGATAACTTTTACGAATTAGACATGCTGAACAAGCTAGCTGAAGTATTTAAAGTCAAAGCTAATATTTTATTAAGGATTACTCCAGGAATTGAGGCCCACACGCATGAGTATATCAAAACAGGGCAAATCGATTCTAAATTCGGTTTTACAATGCCTAACGGACAGGCATTGGAAGCTGTAAAAACTGCCATTAGTCTGCCTAACATTGAATTGCATGGTTTACATTGTCACATTGGATCTCAAATTTTTGAAATGGAGTCCTATCGTCATGCAGCTAAGGTAATGATGAAATTTATCCAAAAAATTAATAAGGAATTAAATTTTGTTGTTTCGGAACTTAATTTAGGCGGAGGCTTTGGCATTTATTATAAAGATGGAGACAATCCGGCACAATTAAAAAATTATGCAGAAACAGTAATTAATACAGTTAAGGACGAAGCCAGGATTAGAGGATTAGTCATTCCTAAAATAATTGTTGAGCCTGGGAGATCAATTGCGGGTCCAGCGGGGACTACAATATATTCCATAGGTTCAATTAAAGATATACCTGGTGTACGTAAATATGTAGCTGTAGATGGTGGCATGGCTGATAATATTAGACCCGCTCTTTACGAAGCAGTTTATGAAGCAATTGTAGCAAATAAAGCAAATGAACAACCTGAGGAAGTGGTTTCTATCACAGGTAAATGTTGCGAATCCGGTGATATGCTAATTTGGGATATTAAACTACCTAAAGTTGAGGCTGGCGATATACTTGCTGTTGCTTGTACTGGTGCTTATGGTTATTCTATGGCTAGCAATTATAATTCCCTCGGCAAACCTGCAGTAGTTTTAGTTAATGAAGGTGAAGCGGATATAATAATAAAAAGAGAAGCCTATAAAGATATATTAAAAAATCATGTTATTCCAGAAAGATTGAAAAATAATAAAGGTATTTCTTGCGAGTATATGAGCTAG
- a CDS encoding CBS domain-containing protein has protein sequence MEIICSHPNLDFDGLGAMVAAKKIFPDAQLILPNKLSPVVRDYLALYKDVLPIGSQNEIVWDEVSKVIVVDTANIARLDFAKNLVKDDIEYIIYDHHPFNYNVNSNVIYKIENIGSATTILVELLQAQNIEVAQHEATLFLLGIYQDTGSMLYNNTTARDARVVAFLLQKGANLNTVALFLNRPLSFQQQQLYNCLLQSKEEIEWQGTTVLLCSTESLEYISGLNVVTTRICELANADVVICVVKTQKQIDIVLRSKTEWANVDKIAVALGGGGHPKASSVKLKNSNLEDILPKIKELINEIVAPSILAKDIMSNPVRSLEANCTINEAAKIMLRYGHSGMPVLNNDDLVGIISRRDLDKAIRHKLGHAPVKGFMSRKVIWISKNTTLAAIQDLMIKHDVGRLPVVEAGKIIGIVTRTDVLRATYGFDPAFNAYRVKSDIQLSLTKDPQLSNLLRKIGDIAQKINLKCYLIGGSVRDLILAGQIKDIDIVVEGKAELLAEKVAQEYGAKINNNQDFGTVTIYLPDSWKIDFATARQEYYSSPGSLPIVEATSLKEDLYRRDFTINALALALNPENFGTLLDYFSGYEDLRLGVIRVLHNLSFIEDPIRILRALRFANRYHYTIEEQTCNLIKVALEQKVFTRIKASRIWQEVYSLIKSSNSVDSLIKLAQAGFWGQLLPDRKWVELLPEEWKKAQILIDQLRTANCFVKEWLILFIILFFRIEDTSLSNIMKFCQIKRAERRCLNEINKLLVIKINDQVSSKQLMYELHLVLKDIIPEVIIALSIFVEEKYGKILINYLIKRYHLKIHLKGKDLLALGFKPGPEISRTLIFIESQFLEGRVLCLEDELNLAMNILKLGGKLCF, from the coding sequence ATGGAAATTATTTGTTCACATCCTAATTTAGATTTTGATGGATTAGGAGCTATGGTAGCAGCTAAAAAAATATTTCCAGATGCTCAATTGATTTTGCCTAACAAACTAAGTCCAGTAGTACGCGACTACCTTGCTTTATACAAAGACGTTTTGCCCATTGGATCACAGAATGAAATCGTTTGGGATGAAGTATCTAAGGTTATTGTTGTTGATACGGCAAATATAGCTCGTTTAGATTTTGCTAAGAATTTAGTTAAGGACGATATAGAGTACATTATTTATGATCATCATCCGTTTAATTATAATGTAAATTCAAATGTTATTTATAAAATCGAAAATATTGGATCGGCAACTACAATCTTAGTAGAGCTTCTGCAAGCACAAAACATAGAAGTTGCGCAACATGAGGCCACTTTGTTTCTACTAGGTATTTACCAAGATACAGGATCCATGCTCTATAATAATACAACTGCTAGGGATGCCCGGGTAGTTGCTTTTTTGCTACAGAAGGGCGCTAATTTAAATACTGTTGCTTTATTTTTAAATCGCCCTTTAAGCTTTCAGCAGCAACAGCTTTATAATTGTTTGCTGCAATCAAAAGAAGAAATAGAATGGCAAGGAACGACAGTTCTACTTTGTTCTACTGAAAGTTTAGAATACATTTCCGGTTTAAATGTTGTTACTACAAGAATTTGTGAACTAGCTAATGCAGATGTTGTTATATGTGTTGTGAAGACACAAAAGCAGATTGATATAGTCCTTAGAAGTAAAACAGAATGGGCAAATGTGGATAAAATTGCAGTGGCCTTAGGGGGAGGAGGGCATCCAAAGGCCTCTTCAGTCAAATTAAAAAATAGCAATCTAGAAGATATCTTGCCTAAAATAAAAGAATTAATCAATGAAATAGTTGCTCCAAGTATTTTGGCTAAAGATATTATGTCAAATCCAGTTCGTTCCTTGGAAGCCAATTGTACTATCAATGAAGCAGCTAAAATTATGCTCCGTTATGGTCATAGTGGAATGCCTGTTTTAAATAATGATGATTTAGTTGGAATCATTTCTAGGAGAGATTTGGATAAAGCAATTCGTCATAAGCTTGGACACGCGCCAGTTAAGGGCTTTATGAGTCGAAAGGTAATATGGATAAGTAAGAATACTACTCTCGCAGCTATTCAAGATTTAATGATAAAGCATGATGTGGGACGGCTACCTGTAGTAGAAGCTGGAAAAATAATTGGAATAGTCACTAGGACTGATGTGTTAAGAGCTACATATGGATTCGACCCTGCTTTTAATGCCTACCGCGTTAAAAGTGATATTCAATTAAGTCTAACTAAAGACCCTCAGCTAAGTAATTTATTGAGGAAAATAGGTGATATTGCTCAAAAGATAAATTTAAAATGTTATTTGATTGGCGGTTCGGTAAGGGATTTAATTCTTGCTGGTCAAATTAAAGATATTGATATTGTAGTAGAAGGTAAGGCTGAACTATTAGCTGAAAAGGTTGCCCAAGAATATGGTGCAAAAATTAATAACAATCAAGATTTTGGTACTGTAACTATTTATTTACCTGATTCATGGAAAATTGACTTTGCTACGGCTCGTCAAGAGTATTACTCGAGTCCCGGTTCTTTGCCAATAGTGGAAGCAACTTCTTTAAAAGAAGATCTATATCGAAGGGATTTTACAATTAATGCACTGGCGTTAGCCCTTAATCCAGAGAATTTTGGAACATTACTAGATTATTTTTCAGGATATGAAGATTTACGATTAGGTGTAATTCGTGTTCTACATAATTTAAGTTTTATTGAAGATCCCATAAGAATTTTGCGAGCCCTTAGGTTTGCTAACAGATATCATTATACTATAGAAGAGCAGACTTGCAATTTAATTAAAGTTGCCCTTGAGCAAAAGGTATTTACAAGGATTAAGGCTAGCCGAATTTGGCAAGAAGTATATAGTCTGATTAAAAGTAGTAATTCTGTTGATTCTTTAATCAAATTGGCACAAGCTGGTTTTTGGGGTCAATTACTACCTGATAGAAAATGGGTAGAACTGTTGCCGGAAGAATGGAAAAAAGCACAGATATTAATTGATCAACTTAGAACTGCGAATTGCTTTGTTAAAGAATGGTTAATCCTATTTATAATTTTATTTTTTAGAATTGAAGATACTAGTTTAAGTAATATTATGAAATTTTGTCAAATTAAAAGAGCTGAACGACGGTGTTTAAATGAAATTAATAAATTATTAGTAATAAAAATTAACGACCAAGTATCATCTAAACAGTTAATGTATGAACTTCATTTAGTTCTTAAGGATATTATACCTGAGGTTATTATTGCACTGTCAATATTTGTTGAAGAAAAATATGGTAAAATACTTATCAATTATCTAATTAAGCGTTATCACCTGAAAATACATTTAAAAGGTAAGGATTTACTAGCTTTGGGTTTTAAACCAGGTCCTGAGATCAGTAGAACACTGATCTTTATTGAAAGTCAATTCTTAGAAGGTCGAGTTCTATGCTTGGAAGATGAATTAAATCTAGCCATGAATATTTTAAAGCTGGGAGGGAAATTATGTTTTTAA
- a CDS encoding site-2 protease family protein: MFLTDWVHLIFSVPAILVAITFHEYAHGKMAALLGDPTPAGQGRLSLNPLKHLDPLGALLLILVGFGWAKPVQVNPFYFRGDKQKGMLYVALAGPLMNLVLAYLSTVALRISFDQWYYIGIFFNLSMWYNTMLAVFNLIPLPPLDGFKILVGLLPNRNEILYKLESYGPIILILLLATNVLGNIITPVVHGVLQLLTAAAGLAIY; the protein is encoded by the coding sequence ATGTTTTTAACTGATTGGGTTCATTTAATCTTTAGTGTCCCAGCAATTTTAGTTGCCATTACATTTCACGAGTACGCTCATGGTAAAATGGCTGCTTTATTAGGTGACCCAACGCCGGCTGGCCAGGGAAGACTTTCTTTAAATCCCCTAAAGCATCTGGATCCCCTAGGGGCATTGCTCTTAATACTCGTTGGTTTTGGCTGGGCCAAACCGGTTCAAGTCAATCCCTTTTACTTTCGAGGTGACAAGCAAAAAGGTATGCTGTATGTTGCCTTAGCCGGTCCTTTAATGAATTTAGTATTAGCCTACCTAAGTACCGTCGCTTTAAGGATTTCTTTTGACCAATGGTACTACATTGGTATATTTTTTAATTTGTCTATGTGGTATAATACTATGTTAGCTGTATTTAATTTGATACCGTTACCACCCCTTGACGGGTTTAAAATATTGGTTGGTTTATTACCAAATAGGAATGAAATTTTGTATAAATTAGAAAGTTATGGGCCAATAATATTAATTTTATTATTAGCAACCAATGTGTTAGGAAATATAATTACTCCAGTAGTTCATGGCGTTTTGCAATTGCTGACAGCAGCTGCTGGTTTGGCCATCTACTAA
- the trpS gene encoding tryptophan--tRNA ligase, with translation MTKGKIFSGMRPTGKLHIGHLSVLENWISLQDEYDCNFGIVDLHALTTAYEDTSAIRENIWNMALDWLAVGLDPEKCAIFIQSHVKEHIELHLILSMLTPLSWLERCPTYKDQIKQFGSEGKDICNYGFLGYPVLMAADILVYRANVVPVGEDQLPHLELCREIARRFNYLYNTDLFPEPQAKLAKVALLPGIDGRKMSKSYHNDIALDASEEEIISKVRQMTTDPERIHKTDPGHPDVCIVHVYQKFYNAECVEDICSSCKSGTIGCVACKKQLAAKLNEKLKPIREKRAELVANPQKVKEILAYGEEKAKKQTAETLELVREVMKI, from the coding sequence ATGACCAAAGGGAAAATTTTTAGCGGAATGCGCCCTACAGGGAAATTACATATAGGGCATTTAAGTGTACTTGAAAACTGGATAAGTTTGCAGGATGAATATGACTGTAATTTTGGCATAGTAGATTTGCATGCTTTAACAACTGCATATGAAGATACATCTGCTATTAGAGAAAATATTTGGAATATGGCTTTAGATTGGTTAGCTGTAGGACTTGATCCTGAAAAATGCGCCATATTTATTCAATCTCATGTAAAAGAGCATATAGAACTTCATTTAATATTATCTATGCTTACTCCCCTATCTTGGTTGGAAAGATGTCCAACTTACAAGGACCAAATCAAGCAGTTTGGGTCAGAAGGTAAGGATATTTGTAATTATGGTTTTTTAGGCTATCCTGTTCTAATGGCTGCAGATATTCTTGTTTACCGGGCTAATGTAGTTCCTGTGGGAGAAGATCAACTTCCCCATTTAGAGTTGTGCAGAGAAATAGCCAGACGTTTTAATTATCTATATAATACGGACCTATTTCCTGAGCCACAGGCAAAGCTTGCTAAGGTAGCTTTGCTGCCAGGCATAGATGGTCGTAAGATGTCAAAAAGTTATCATAATGATATAGCACTTGATGCTTCTGAAGAAGAAATTATTTCAAAAGTAAGACAAATGACTACAGATCCCGAGAGAATTCATAAAACGGATCCAGGTCATCCTGATGTATGTATAGTTCATGTCTATCAAAAATTTTATAATGCCGAATGTGTTGAAGATATTTGTTCAAGTTGTAAATCAGGTACTATAGGTTGTGTTGCCTGTAAAAAGCAATTAGCTGCTAAATTAAATGAAAAATTAAAGCCTATTCGTGAAAAGAGGGCAGAACTGGTTGCAAATCCTCAGAAAGTTAAAGAAATTTTAGCTTATGGTGAAGAAAAAGCTAAAAAGCAAACAGCTGAAACCTTAGAATTAGTCCGTGAGGTTATGAAAATTTGA
- a CDS encoding segregation/condensation protein A, which produces MSYHISLEIFEGPLDLLLHLIQKQKLDIYDVPIAKITQQYLNYLDTMHNLDIEIASEFLVMAATLLSIKAKMLLPNPSTEKEDEISTEDPREELINRLLEYQQYKEAAVFLRERGLFFAQRYFRSLDHTLLEAVFSKINPLENVEVSDLLAAFNKVLIRPKKDFKPIKQIKRKSITISGQIKLILQLLNSNKNGLKFEEIFQTGASRSEIILTFLALLELIHLKKVIVEQQKNFSPLILYLA; this is translated from the coding sequence GTGAGTTATCATATCAGTTTAGAAATTTTTGAAGGTCCTCTAGATTTGCTTTTACATTTGATACAAAAACAAAAGCTTGACATTTACGATGTTCCAATTGCAAAAATTACTCAGCAATATTTGAACTATTTGGATACAATGCATAATCTTGATATTGAAATAGCAAGTGAGTTTTTAGTCATGGCAGCCACTTTGCTCTCTATCAAAGCTAAAATGTTACTTCCTAATCCAAGCACCGAGAAAGAAGATGAAATCAGTACTGAAGACCCTAGGGAGGAACTAATTAACCGTTTGCTAGAATATCAACAATATAAAGAAGCAGCAGTATTTTTAAGAGAACGAGGACTGTTTTTTGCTCAAAGGTATTTTAGGTCTTTAGACCACACGCTCCTTGAAGCTGTATTTTCCAAAATAAACCCATTGGAAAATGTAGAAGTCAGTGATTTATTGGCTGCTTTCAATAAAGTTTTGATCCGCCCCAAAAAAGATTTTAAACCTATTAAGCAAATTAAAAGGAAAAGTATAACTATCTCTGGACAAATTAAACTTATTCTGCAATTGCTCAATTCTAACAAAAATGGTCTAAAATTCGAGGAAATATTTCAAACTGGAGCCTCTCGTTCTGAAATAATTCTTACCTTTTTAGCTTTATTGGAACTGATCCATCTTAAAAAGGTTATAGTAGAGCAGCAAAAAAATTTTTCTCCTTTAATTTTATATTTAGCTTGA
- the scpB gene encoding SMC-Scp complex subunit ScpB: MLFNDDKKAILECLLFVADEPLSIAKLSEIMELGLEDIMLLIEEMQSELQKPKHGLELIQVADGFRLTTKPQLFGNIEKLYKPKATVLSQAALETLAIIAYKQPITRAEIEMIRGVKADGVLTNLMERNLVQEVGRKDSPGKPILYGTTVEFLSYFGLKKIEELPKLEELNSLLHAN, encoded by the coding sequence ATGCTATTTAATGATGATAAAAAAGCTATTTTAGAATGTTTGCTCTTTGTTGCTGATGAACCCCTAAGTATAGCAAAATTGTCCGAAATAATGGAGTTGGGGCTAGAAGATATAATGCTGCTAATTGAAGAGATGCAGTCAGAATTGCAAAAACCTAAACATGGTTTAGAACTTATTCAAGTTGCTGATGGCTTTCGGTTAACTACTAAACCCCAGCTCTTTGGTAATATTGAAAAACTATATAAACCAAAAGCGACTGTTTTATCGCAGGCTGCGCTAGAAACATTAGCAATTATTGCTTATAAGCAACCAATAACGAGAGCTGAAATTGAGATGATTCGAGGTGTCAAGGCTGATGGGGTTTTAACAAACTTAATGGAACGTAATTTAGTGCAAGAAGTTGGGCGCAAAGATAGTCCTGGGAAGCCAATCCTTTATGGTACTACTGTCGAATTTTTGAGTTACTTTGGTTTAAAAAAAATAGAGGAGCTACCAAAACTAGAAGAACTGAATTCATTACTTCACGCAAATTGA
- a CDS encoding DUF2953 domain-containing protein, whose amino-acid sequence MILNKHMLIGKIKLVNFGKGGRLKTGSFAQLMLALIVAGICLFWLPLTFQVFYRRKNNNDIFECNLFLTSYWKIAHFIIPKINFDLSIFHDSVLDLETKMPEGLGKIDKQHIQVKKPRKILRDILPKIKVIEKITKILVKINKKLFKKIVCKKLVWQTEFGLGDAALTAISSGLLWSFKGKSYSNIRRNVNVSFRRPVLEVKPSFSAQVFNVNFKCIFIVQLGHAIFALIKFCIMMLLAKKRGYVKLE is encoded by the coding sequence ATGATATTGAATAAGCATATGTTAATTGGGAAAATTAAACTTGTTAACTTTGGAAAAGGAGGGAGATTAAAAACGGGTTCTTTTGCCCAATTAATGCTTGCTTTAATTGTTGCGGGAATTTGCTTGTTTTGGCTACCTCTAACATTTCAAGTGTTTTATCGAAGGAAAAATAATAATGATATTTTTGAATGTAACTTATTTCTTACATCATATTGGAAAATAGCTCATTTTATCATACCCAAAATAAATTTTGATCTAAGTATTTTCCATGATAGTGTTTTAGATTTAGAAACTAAAATGCCTGAAGGGTTGGGAAAGATAGATAAGCAGCACATTCAAGTAAAAAAACCAAGAAAAATACTTCGAGATATTTTACCTAAAATTAAGGTAATAGAAAAAATTACCAAGATTCTTGTGAAAATAAACAAAAAACTTTTTAAAAAAATTGTCTGTAAAAAGCTAGTATGGCAAACTGAATTTGGGTTGGGAGATGCGGCTTTAACAGCTATATCATCCGGACTGCTTTGGAGCTTTAAAGGAAAATCTTATAGTAATATACGAAGAAATGTTAATGTGTCTTTTCGGAGACCGGTTTTGGAAGTAAAACCTAGCTTTTCTGCACAAGTGTTTAACGTAAATTTTAAATGTATATTTATTGTTCAATTAGGCCATGCTATATTTGCATTAATAAAATTTTGCATAATGATGTTACTGGCCAAAAAAAGGGGGTATGTAAAACTTGAGTGA
- the ytfJ gene encoding GerW family sporulation protein — MSEHPIEALMKTAMESIKEMVDVNTVVGDPVETPDGSVIVPVSRVSCGFAAGGGEYDTNKNKESENSLPFGGGSGAGVSVQPVGFLVVGHQQIRLLPVDGNAVIDRLIDITPQVISQVQSMFNKKPTNVNTQQQTGATGQGNIQ, encoded by the coding sequence TTGAGTGAACATCCTATTGAGGCACTTATGAAGACCGCTATGGAAAGCATTAAAGAAATGGTAGATGTGAATACTGTAGTAGGTGACCCGGTTGAAACTCCTGATGGCAGTGTAATTGTGCCAGTATCTAGGGTGAGTTGTGGATTTGCAGCAGGAGGTGGCGAATACGATACAAATAAGAATAAAGAAAGTGAAAATTCTTTACCTTTTGGCGGAGGAAGTGGAGCGGGAGTTTCCGTTCAGCCTGTTGGATTTTTAGTTGTGGGGCATCAACAAATTAGGCTCCTACCTGTAGATGGTAATGCTGTAATTGACCGGTTAATTGATATAACTCCTCAAGTTATATCTCAAGTACAGTCAATGTTTAATAAAAAGCCTACAAATGTAAATACTCAGCAACAAACTGGAGCAACGGGTCAAGGTAATATTCAATAA